In Exiguobacterium acetylicum, the genomic stretch AAATGAACATGCAGTAAATAGAGTCCATCTTTTTGATAAAGCGCTGTTTCAAGTTCTGCGAATACAGGAGCATTCGCATATTGGCTGAGCGCGATGATATGTTCGAAATCGCGAGTTTCAAATAAAACATCTTGGCTTAACTCTGTATCTTTATCTTCTGTCTCAGACATCGCTGATCGTAAAAGTGAATCGAGTTCGTCTTCATCGACTTGCTCACCATCAACTGCATTTTTCGCGATCGTTACAGTGACTTCAAGACCTTTTTCAAATGCTTGCACTTGTATCCATAGTGGACCTTCGAAGGAGATGGACTCTTTTTCATTCGCTTCGTCCATCATCTGCCAGAATAACTGTTCTCCCCGTTCCCGGTTATACCAAATCTCATCTCGGGCAAAACCACGGCGTTCGATGTCGGTGTACGTGATGAAGAACTTGACCGTATTGTCATTGACGCGTTCGATTTTCAAACTGTCCACTCCTTTCTTCTCGTTCCTTATCTAGAATACGAACGAGGACATAACTTGGATTCATAGTTTTGAATCCGAAGGATATATTTCTATTCCTTTGTTATCTTTATTTTAACCTTTTTTATCGGTAACAAAAAGCACACTGCTCACGAAGCAGCGTGCTTTTTAAAATTACTCGTTGACAAGACGCTGCGCTTCCAAAAGTTGGAATGTACGCACCTTGCGCGGTAAGAATCGACGGATTTCATCCTCGTTGTATCCCACTTGAAGGCGTTTTTCATCAATCAAGATTGGGCGACGCAATAATCCCGGATATTCTTGAATCAAATCGTATAGATGCTGCAACGATAAGTTTTCAACGGAAACATCGAGTTTCGAGAAGACTTTTGAACGTGTTGAAATGATCTCGTCCGTTCCATCTTCCGTCATGCGAAGAATCTGTTTGATTTCATCGAGCGATAATGGTTCTGAAAAGATATTACGTTCAACGAACGGGATTTCATGTTCTTCAAGCCACGCGCGTGCTTTCCGACAAGAAGTACAACTTGGTGAAGTATAGAGTGTTACCATTGAAAAACATCCTCCCCCTGATTTAACATCATTCAATATCTATGTGAATAAGCAGATATTGATGATGGTTCTATTACTTGACAGTTTACATCTAATAAAGCAGAAAACCTAGCTTTTTTATAAAGATGAAAGAACTTTTCGTAAAAAAGCTTGTTAAAGCCACCACGTGGCTTTAACAAGCTGGCGTGTGATCAAATGGCTGAGAAATCGTCTCTTTTGCTTTAGGAAGTTTCATTTCTTTCAGTTTTTTCTCTAAAATATCCCGCAAAAGGCGCTTCTTCAGCTT encodes the following:
- the mecA gene encoding adaptor protein MecA, coding for MKIERVNDNTVKFFITYTDIERRGFARDEIWYNRERGEQLFWQMMDEANEKESISFEGPLWIQVQAFEKGLEVTVTIAKNAVDGEQVDEDELDSLLRSAMSETEDKDTELSQDVLFETRDFEHIIALSQYANAPVFAELETALYQKDGLYLLHVHFEDDVNVEAQENVMSLIAEYLQFSEQTIHPVAEYGKQIIASDVFPFIRKHFPN
- the spxA gene encoding transcriptional regulator SpxA, with product MVTLYTSPSCTSCRKARAWLEEHEIPFVERNIFSEPLSLDEIKQILRMTEDGTDEIISTRSKVFSKLDVSVENLSLQHLYDLIQEYPGLLRRPILIDEKRLQVGYNEDEIRRFLPRKVRTFQLLEAQRLVNE